From one Basilea psittacipulmonis DSM 24701 genomic stretch:
- the queA gene encoding tRNA preQ1(34) S-adenosylmethionine ribosyltransferase-isomerase QueA produces the protein MNPQLKLSDFDYPLPEALIAQHPASERKGSRLLWIDSKRECHDQQFSDLLKLLKPHDLLVFNNTKVIKARLFGQKESGGKVECLVERILTENRVLAHLKASKAPKTGTQLIFESEIKALVLGRQDSLFELQFPDQVLGLLDRYGHLPLPPYITHQADAHDDQRYQTVYAQKLGAVAAPTAGLHFDTEMIQALSSRGIQHTFVTLHVGAGTFQPVRVNDIKDHVMHSEWYEVSKEAQDAVLTCRQNGGRVIAVGTTSVRALESAATQGGVIEGKRCPIAHCDDTRLFITPGYEFKVIDGLITNFHLPQSTLLMLVSALMGIDTMKQAYAHAIEKQYRFFSYGDAMFIEPK, from the coding sequence ATTAATCCTCAACTAAAACTCAGTGACTTTGACTATCCGCTACCCGAAGCACTTATCGCCCAGCACCCCGCTAGCGAGCGTAAAGGCAGTCGGCTATTGTGGATTGACTCAAAGCGTGAATGTCATGATCAGCAGTTTTCTGATTTATTAAAACTGTTGAAACCACACGATCTTTTGGTATTTAACAATACAAAAGTCATCAAAGCACGTCTTTTTGGTCAAAAAGAAAGTGGGGGCAAAGTAGAGTGTTTGGTCGAACGAATTCTTACAGAAAATAGAGTATTAGCCCATTTAAAAGCAAGCAAAGCTCCTAAAACAGGCACGCAACTTATTTTTGAATCAGAAATTAAAGCCTTAGTACTAGGTCGTCAAGATAGTTTATTTGAATTGCAATTTCCCGACCAAGTTTTAGGACTATTGGATCGATATGGACATCTGCCTTTACCTCCTTATATCACCCATCAAGCTGATGCTCATGATGATCAACGCTATCAAACTGTCTATGCCCAAAAACTAGGAGCAGTGGCAGCACCTACTGCTGGATTGCATTTCGATACAGAAATGATCCAAGCCTTATCATCGCGTGGTATTCAACATACTTTCGTGACACTGCATGTTGGTGCAGGCACATTCCAACCTGTTAGAGTAAATGACATCAAAGACCATGTTATGCACTCAGAATGGTATGAAGTCAGCAAAGAAGCTCAAGACGCTGTTTTGACCTGCCGTCAAAATGGTGGGCGTGTGATTGCAGTCGGCACAACGAGCGTGCGAGCTTTAGAAAGTGCTGCCACACAAGGTGGTGTGATAGAGGGAAAACGTTGTCCTATCGCTCATTGCGATGACACTCGTTTATTTATTACACCTGGATATGAATTTAAAGTAATAGATGGTTTAATTACGAATTTCCATCTTCCCCAATCTACCCTACTGATGCTCGTTTCAGCATTGATGGGTATCGATACCATGAAGCAAGCTTATGCCCATGCGATCGAAAAACAATATCGTTTTTTTAGTTATGGCGATGCCATGTTTATAGAACCCAAGTGA
- the upp gene encoding uracil phosphoribosyltransferase, which yields MAVFEIRHPLVRHKLGLMRNVALSTKDFRELAQEVATLLTYEATKDLPLETTTITGWCGEVEVEKIAGKKFTVVPILRAGIGMLDGVLTLVPGAKVSAVGIARNEETHEADPYLNKLVGNLDQRVALVIDPMLATGGSMVATIDMLKKAGCKEIKALVLVAAPEGIKRVTEAHPDVAIYTASIDRGLNENAYIMPGLGDAGDRIFGTRQKDD from the coding sequence ATGGCTGTTTTTGAAATTCGTCATCCCCTTGTACGTCATAAATTAGGTCTGATGCGTAATGTCGCCTTATCTACTAAAGATTTTAGAGAATTAGCACAAGAAGTCGCAACCTTGTTGACTTATGAAGCGACAAAAGATTTACCTTTGGAAACGACCACGATTACAGGCTGGTGTGGTGAAGTAGAAGTAGAAAAAATTGCTGGTAAGAAATTTACAGTTGTCCCTATTTTGCGTGCGGGAATAGGTATGTTAGATGGTGTACTAACTTTAGTACCAGGTGCGAAAGTCTCTGCAGTAGGCATCGCTCGTAATGAAGAGACGCATGAAGCAGATCCTTATTTGAACAAATTGGTAGGAAATCTAGATCAACGTGTTGCGTTGGTCATTGACCCCATGCTAGCAACAGGCGGTAGTATGGTAGCGACTATTGATATGTTGAAAAAAGCAGGTTGTAAAGAGATTAAAGCATTAGTATTGGTCGCAGCTCCAGAGGGGATTAAACGAGTGACTGAGGCTCATCCAGATGTGGCGATTTATACTGCGTCAATTGACCGAGGATTAAATGAAAATGCTTATATCATGCCAGGTCTGGGTGATGCAGGCGATCGAATTTTTGGTACACGTCAAAAAGATGATTAA